The Solirubrobacter pauli sequence GCGGAGTGCCCGATCGTCACGACGCGGGACCGGTCCACAGGCAGCTCGGCCAGCAGGTCGATCGCCGCGGACACGTCGTCCAGGGTCTCCGGGACGCCGCCGCCGTTGCCGATCCGGCGGTACTCGACGTTCCACGCCGTCCACCCGCGCGCGGCCAGGTCGTGCGCGAGCGGCTCCATCAGGTCCAAGCCGTACTGGGCCTTCCAGAACCCGCCGTGGATGAGCACGGCCACGGGCCCCTCGCCGTACAGCACGCCGTACTGCGAGGGGTCCGATCCGTACCTATGAAGCTGCGACTCCAAGGCTCTTGAGCGCGTCGGCCAGCTTCGTGATGCCCTCGTCGATCTGCTCCGGCGTGACGCCCGAGTAGGCGAGGCGGAGCGTGTTGGCCGCGCCGCCGAAGTCGCTGCCCTTGACGAACTGGACCTCGCGCTGGGCGGCGGCCTTCTCGAGCTCGGCGGCGTCGACGCCCTCCGGCAGCTCCACCCACATGAAGTAGCCGCCGGACGGGTTGGCGAACTTCGCCTCGGGGATCTCGCGCTGGAGCGCGGTGACGACCGCGTCCTTGCGGGCCTTGAGGTTCGTCTTGACCGTCTCGATCGCGCCGTCCATGCGCCCGGAGCGGGCGAACTGGTTCACGATCGACTGGGCGACCATGTTCGGCGAGATGTACGTGTTGGTCGCGATGCCCTGGATCTGCTTGATCACGGCCTGCGGGCCGACCAGGTAGCCGACGCGGATGCCCGGGCACACCGTCTTCGAGAACGAGGACGCGTAGACGACGCGGCCGGCGTCGTCCTGGCTGAGCATGGTCGGGATCGGCTCGCCCTCGAAGCGGATCGACACGTACGGGTCGTCCTCGAAGATCGTGAAGTCGTGCTCGACCGCGAGCTCCAGCAGCGCCGTGCGCTTCTCGGCCGAGAGCGTGTAGCCGGCGGGGTTCTGGAAGTTCGGGATGATGTGCGCGAGCTTCGGGTGCACGGCCTCGGCGAGCACGGTCTTGAGCGCGTCGATGCTGATGCCGTCGTCCTCGAGGTCGACGAAGCGCACGTCCGCGCCGCGCTCGCGCAGGTTGAGCAGCGTGCGGTCGTAGGTCGGGTTCTCGACGATCACCGCATCGCCCGGCTGCACGAGCAGCTCGAACAGGAACGCGTCGGCCTGCATCGAGCCGTTGGTGACGAGCACCTGCTCGACGGCGACACCGTGCTGGTCGGCGATCCACTCGCGCAGCGGCACGTAGCCGACGCTCGTGCCGTAGGCCGTCGTCCCCGCCGGGTCGTTCTCGAAGGCGAGCTTGGAGGCCTCCTTGAGGCCTTCCACGTCAACGATGTCGAGCGACGGCGCCCCACGGGCGAAGGAGATCGTGGCCATGCCGGGGAGACTAGCGGCGTTTGCAGAACGTCCCGACGCTGATCACGACGGGCTGGTCGAGCCGTCGCGCGGCGTACTCGATCGTGAGCGTCCGCGGCGGCTTCCCCCGCTCCAGACGGCGGACGTCGGCCGTCGTCATCTGGTACATGCGCAACCGCCGGAGCGCGGCCTTGCCGTCCTGCGTGCGCGGCTGCGCCAGGCCGGCCACGGCCATCCCGGGCGGGCAGCTCACGCGCGCCGTCTCGCGCTTGAAGGTGCGCTGGCCCGCGGGCAGCGCGACGGTGAGCTTGGCGATCGCGACGTCCGGCGGGAGCGTGCTGCCCGCGCGGATGGGTGCGCCGCTGATGGCCTTGCCGCCGACCTCCGCGGCGGGCGCGCGGTCGCGCACGACCTCCTTCTGGCCGGCGACCCACGCGGTCGCGCCGCCGGCCGCGAGCACGGCGCAGCAGCCGCCCGCGACGAGCTTGGCGGTCACGCCGCCGCCCCCGCCGACGGCGGACAGCAGGCCGCCGAGCGGCCCGAAGCCCAGCGGCGGGACGAGCACCCGCAGGCGGTTGCGCGTGGCCTTCAGGTTCGCGCGGAACTCGGCGCACGCGGAGCAGCGCTTGACGTGGCGCAGCGCGTGCTCGGACGGGCGGCGCTTCTCGTCGTGCGCGGCGAGCAGGTCCTCGCGGATGTCGTGGCAGGCCGCGTCGCGCGCCTGCGCCGCCGCGTTGAGGCTGATGCGGGCGCGCTTGACGAGCTGGCGCGACGCCTGCGGGGTGACCTCCAGCACGCTCGCGACCTCGTCGTGGCTGAGCCCGTCGAGCTCGCGCATCAGCAGGGCCGTGCGCTGCTGCTCGGGCAGGTCGGCGAGGTCGTCGATCAGCGCGCGCAGCTCGTGGCGGCGGCTGAGCGTGGCGTAGACGTCCTCGCCCGCCGCCAGCTGGTCCTCGTCCTGGAGCGCGACCGGCCGCGTGCGCCGCAGCTCGTCCAGGCAGAGGTTGCGGACGATCCGGTGCAGCCACGGCTTGAGCTCCACCGGCCGCTCGTCGGCGCGCAGCGCGCGGTGGGCGCGCAGGAACGCCTCCTGGACGACGCCCTCGGGATCACCGCCGTGCGCGCGCAGCGCCCGCGCGGCCGTCGCGTGCAGGCGCCGGGCATGGCGCTCGTGGATCGCCGCGAACGCGTCCTCGTCCCCCGCGCGGAAGCGCTTCACCAGGTGCTCATCGGAGCGCAGTCGCAGGGCGGGGGTCACTGGAAGAGCCTACGAGTCGGGCGGTGGGGATGTGACGGACGTTCGTGCGGATAATCCTGGCTGTGGACTACCTGTCGCGAGCTGCCGAAGCGGTGGCGGCCTGGCGCGAGCCGGCGCCCTCGCACCCCGCCCTGGAACCTGACGCGGCGCGCCTGGACGCCGCGTGGAGCGAGTTCGTCGAGCGGATGGGGACGAGCTATCCGTTCCACCACCCGCGCTACGCGGGGCAGATGCTCAAGCCGCCGCACCCCGTCGCGATCGCCGCCTACACCGCGGCGCTGCACATCAACGCGAACAACCACGCGCTCGACGGCGGGCCGGCGACGAGCGCGATGGAGATCGAGGTCGTCGAGTGGCTGGCGGAGATGTTCGGCCTCGGCGGCGCGCTCGGGCACCTGACGTCCTCGGGCACGA is a genomic window containing:
- a CDS encoding PLP-dependent aminotransferase family protein, encoding MATISFARGAPSLDIVDVEGLKEASKLAFENDPAGTTAYGTSVGYVPLREWIADQHGVAVEQVLVTNGSMQADAFLFELLVQPGDAVIVENPTYDRTLLNLRERGADVRFVDLEDDGISIDALKTVLAEAVHPKLAHIIPNFQNPAGYTLSAEKRTALLELAVEHDFTIFEDDPYVSIRFEGEPIPTMLSQDDAGRVVYASSFSKTVCPGIRVGYLVGPQAVIKQIQGIATNTYISPNMVAQSIVNQFARSGRMDGAIETVKTNLKARKDAVVTALQREIPEAKFANPSGGYFMWVELPEGVDAAELEKAAAQREVQFVKGSDFGGAANTLRLAYSGVTPEQIDEGITKLADALKSLGVAAS
- a CDS encoding RNA polymerase sigma factor, which produces MTPALRLRSDEHLVKRFRAGDEDAFAAIHERHARRLHATAARALRAHGGDPEGVVQEAFLRAHRALRADERPVELKPWLHRIVRNLCLDELRRTRPVALQDEDQLAAGEDVYATLSRRHELRALIDDLADLPEQQRTALLMRELDGLSHDEVASVLEVTPQASRQLVKRARISLNAAAQARDAACHDIREDLLAAHDEKRRPSEHALRHVKRCSACAEFRANLKATRNRLRVLVPPLGFGPLGGLLSAVGGGGGVTAKLVAGGCCAVLAAGGATAWVAGQKEVVRDRAPAAEVGGKAISGAPIRAGSTLPPDVAIAKLTVALPAGQRTFKRETARVSCPPGMAVAGLAQPRTQDGKAALRRLRMYQMTTADVRRLERGKPPRTLTIEYAARRLDQPVVISVGTFCKRR